A genomic region of Arachis stenosperma cultivar V10309 chromosome 9, arast.V10309.gnm1.PFL2, whole genome shotgun sequence contains the following coding sequences:
- the LOC130948729 gene encoding probable glutathione S-transferase, with amino-acid sequence MEDIKVLGFWSSPYVHRVIWALKLKGISYEYIEVERHGKSQLLLQSNPVYNKVPVLIHGGKSIAESMVILQYIEDTWPHNPLLPQDPYERALARFWIKFGEDSTASITDLFMRPSKNEEERAIAIEKAKEILKVMEEKGLGDKKFFGGNNIGMVDIAYGLLCHWLEGLEEITGLKLIDPSQFPRLHAWTQNFKQVPLIKENLPDYEKLLVHLQWRRQQYM; translated from the exons ATGGAAGACATTAAGGTGCTAGGGTTCTGGTCAAGCCCTTATGTCCACCGAGTGATATGGGCTCTGAAGCTGAAGGGCATCAGCTATGAGTACATAGAAGTGGAGAGGCATGGCAAAAGTCAACTATTGCTCCAATCCAATCCTGTTTACAATAAGGTCCCTGTTCTTATTCATGGAGGCAAATCCATTGCAGAATCCATGGTCATTCTTCAATATATTGAAGATACCTGGCCTCACAATCCCTTGCTTCCTCAAGATCCCTATGAGAGAGCCTTAGCcagattttggatcaaatttggAGAAGATTCG ACAGCTTCTATTACTGATCTGTTTATGAGACCCTcaaagaatgaagaagagaggGCAATTGCAATTGAGAAAGCaaaagaaattctgaaggtAATGGAAGAGAAAGGACTAGGGGACAAGAAGTTCTTTGGAGGCAACAATATTGGAATGGTGGACATAGCTTATGGATTGCTTTGTCATTGGTTAGAAGGGTTGGAGGAAATTACAGGGTTGAAACTAATTGATCCAAGCCAATTCCCTCGGTTGCATGCATGGActcaaaatttcaagcaagttccTCTGATTAAGGAAAACCTTCCTGATTATGAAAAACTCTTGGTCCATCTTCAATGGCGTAGACAGCAATACATGTAA